The following are encoded together in the Platichthys flesus chromosome 9, fPlaFle2.1, whole genome shotgun sequence genome:
- the use1 gene encoding vesicle transport protein USE1, whose protein sequence is MASRLEINFIRLLSRCESIASEKRGEEEWRLEKYVVALEEMMVALRKSLSKPTGEVLTDYSRKVDFLKGLLEAEKLSSTTEKALANQFLAPGRTPTIANERMPATKTVHMQTKARCTGEMRNELLGTVSSGNGTSETDLRNRRGLPLDERQSAAELDAVLQHHHNLQEKLAEDMLNLARNLKNNTMAAQNIIKQDNQTLSQSMRQADLNFEKLKTESERLEQHTKKSVNWLLWLMLVLVSFTFISMILFIRIFPRLR, encoded by the exons ATGGCTTCCAGGTTGGAGATAAATTTCATCCGGCTGTTGTCCCGCTGTGAATCCATCGCCTCGGAGAAGcgaggggaggaggaatggaGGCTGGAGAAG TATGTCGTCGCTCTGGAGGAGATGATGGTGGCTCTGAGGAAAAGCCTGAG CAAACCCACAGGAGAAGTCCTGACTGATTACTCCAGAAAGGTCGACTTCCTGAAAGGACTCCTGGAGGCTGAGAAACTG TCTTCAACCACAGAAAAAGCTTTAGCCAATCAGTTCCTTGCTCCCGGGCGGACGCCCACAATAGCCAATGAGAGGATGCCTGCCACTAAAACGGTCCACATGCAGACGAAGGCCCGGTGTACGGGAGAGATGAGGAACGAGCTGCTGGGCACG GTTTCATCGGGCAATG GAACATCAGAGACAGATTTAAGAAACAGAAG GGGTCTTCCTCTGGATGAGCGCCAGTCGGCTGCAGAGCTGGACGCCGTCCTGCAGCATCACCACAACCTGCAGGAGAAACTGGCCGAGGACATGCTCAACCTGGCCCGGAATCTGAAGAACAACACCATGGCTGCACAGAACATCATCAAACAGGACAACCAG ACTCTGAGTCAGTCCATGCGCCAGGCGGACCTTAACTTTGAGAAGCTGAAGACGGAGTCGGAGCGACTTGAGCAGCACACCAAGAAGTCTGTGAACTGGCTGCTGTGGCTGATGCTCGTCCTGGTCTCCTTCACCTTCATCAGCATGATCCTCTTCATCAGAATCTTCCCCCGACTCAGATGA